In Desulfonatronum thiodismutans, the genomic window CGGCCTTGCTCTGGTCCGCCGCGTACAGTCTGACCAAACGCTTCACCTGGTTGTGTCATTTCTTCCTGGGTTCGGTCTTGGGGCTGGCACCCGTGGCCGGATGGATCGCCGTTGATCCCCAGTTCGCGCTTCCGGCTGTGCTTTTGTTTTTCGGCGTGCTGTTCTGGGTGGCCGGCTTTGATATTTTTTACGCGGCTCAGGACGTGGAGTTCGACCGATCCCACGGCCTGCATTCCGTTCCCGCCGCCTTCGGCCTGGACTCGGCCTTTGCCCTGGCCGGATTCAGCCACGCCCAGGCGGCCCTGTTTTTTCTCCTGGCCGGTCTTGCCGCATCCCTGGGGTGGTTGTACCTACTGGCCTGGGCCATTGTCGCCGTAGTCCTGTTCTGGGAGCATCGCCTCGTCTCCCCCAAGGACCTCAGTCGGCTGAACATGTCGTTTTTCACCTTGAACGGCGTGGTGGCGGCGTTATTGTTTTTCGGAGTTATGGTGGATCTTGCGTTTTGAGATGGTCCGCTGACGCGGGAGATTTTTTTCAATTACCGGATGAAAAGGAGTTGTCATGAAACTGAATGCTGGGGATTGCACGTTGTACAGCGGCGGAGCTACGGGCGCGGAAGCGGAATTCGGGGCCATGGCCGAGCGGTTTGGTGTCGCGGAGGTGAATTTTACCTTTGAAGGACACCAGATTAGCCGGTCCCGGGGCATGAGGGTCCTGACCCAGGAGGAGTTGCGACGCGGGGACGTCAGCATGACCTACGTATCCCGACTGCTGAACAGAACCTACTCCAACGCTCCAATCATGCGCAAAGTTCTCCAAACCATCTGGTACCAGGTCAACAACGGCATGGAAATCTACGTCATCGGCAGCATCCAGGAAGACGGCACGGTCAAGGGCGGTACTGGTTGGGGCTCCGAATTCGCCAAGATCTGCAACAAGCCGCTCTTTGTATTCGACCAGGCTAAAAACGGCTGGTTCCGCTGGGAGCAAGCAGCCTGGAATCCCCAGGACACCCCGGCCATTGCGAACATCCATTTTACTGGAACCGGGACACGATTTTTGGAAGAGAGTGGAAAGAAAGCCGTGGCGGAGTTGTTTGAACGTTCGTTCGGGTGATTTATTTTGAGCCAAGGGTAATTCTCAAGATTAACAAGGCCCCTCGCGGGCCTTTTTTCATTGTCTTATGACTGAATCCGCTATTCATATTGAAGGTGCTCGCCAACACAACCTAAAGAATCTGTCCCTGGACATTCCGCGGGACAAGCTGGTGGTAGTGTGTGGGCCGTCCGGTTCGGGAAAGTCCACCTTGGCTTTTGACATCATCTATGCTGAAGGGCAGCGCCGCTACGTGGAGTCGCTTTCGGCCTACGCTCGGCAGTTCCTCCCGCAGTTGGATAAGCCCCAGGTTGACAAAATCGAGGGCCTGTCTCCGGCTATCTCCCTGGAGCAGCAGACATTGACCCGCAACCCCCGGTCTACCGTGGGTACGGTGACTGAGGTCTACGATTATTTGCGGGTGTTCTACGCCCGGCTGGGCCGGATGAGCTGTCCAAAGTGCGGACAAGCCATCGAGGCGCGCAGCCAGGATGAAATCATTCAGACTATCCTGGGGTTGTCGGCACAGACAAAGTTTTTGCTACTGGCCCCCCTGGTGGAAAACCAGAAGGGCACGCAGCAGGATCTGATGCGTAAGCTGAAGGCACAGGGATTTGTGCGGGTGCGCGTGGATGGGGCGGTCTTGCCGTTGGAGCCGCTTCCGGAAATCACCAAGAATCAGCGCCACACCTTGGAACTGGTGGTGGATCGCCTGGTGGCGGGGCCAGAGATACGTCACCGTCTCGCGGATTCCCTGGAACTGGCCCTGAAGTACGGCAAGGGCCGGATTTCCATTCAGGTCGTAGATGGGGAAGAGATGGTTTTCAGCACCACTTCGGTCTGCACCCGGTGCGACATCAGTCTGCCGCCGCTTTCGCCGCAACTCTTTTCCTTCAACAGTCCCCAGGGAGCCTGTCCGACCTGCTCGGGGATCGGCAGCGTGGAGTACTTTGAGCCGGATTTGCTGGCCCCGAACAAAGGTCTGAGCCTGCGCCAAGGCGGGATCATCCCCTGGCGCAAGCCATCGTCCTTGGCAAGGTATGCCGAGGGACTGCAACGGTTAGGCCGGGTGCATGGGTTTACTTTGGATATGGCCCTGGCCGAGTATCCTCCGCAAGCCTGGGAAGCCCTTTTTCACGGCGATGAAGACGTGTCCTGGGAAGGAGTGGTTCCGCTTCTGGACCGGGGGCATCAGGTGCTTGGGCCGGTCTGGCGGGACGAACTGTCCCGGTTTCGGCAGAACCGCCCCTGCCCGGCTTGCGGAGGCGCTCGTCTGAAGCCCGAGGCCTTGGCCGTCCGGGTCGAGAAACTGAATATTTATGAGTTTTGCGGCCTGCCCGTGGTTCGAGCCCTGGAGTGGCTGCGCGACCGGAGTTTTGTCGGGCAGCAGGAACTGATCGCCGGCCCGCTGCTCAAAGAGTTGGTTCATCGTCTGGATTTTTTGGTCAGGGTGGGGTTGGAGTACCTGAGCCTGGCTCGGACCATGTCCACGCTCTCCGGTGGAGAGGCGCAACGAATCCGACTGGCTGGCCAACTGGGTTCGGGTCTGGTGGGCGTGACGTATGTCCTGGACGAGCCGAGCATCGGTCTTCATCCTCGGGATAATGCCCGATTGTTGTCGTCGTTGCGGGACTTGCAGGAGCGGGGCAACACCGTGCTGGTGGTGGAGCACGATGAGGCCACGATCCGTACCGCGGACCATGTCTTGGAGCTGGGACCCGGATCCGGAGCCTTGGGGGGGGAATTGGTCTTCCACGGCACGGTGGACGGGCTGCTAAGCTGCAAGGATTCTCTGACCGGTAAATACTTGCGTGGAGATCTCGTCATCGCCGGGCCTGAGAAGCGCCGAAAGGGTGAGCACGCCCTGACCTTGTATGGGGTGCGCACGAACAATCTGCGTGATCTGGACTGCGCCATCCCCTTGGCCGCACTGGTTTGCGTGACCGGAGTTTCCGGATCGGGCAAAAGCTCCCTGGTGGTGGACTCCCTGTACAAGCACATTGCCTTGGCCAGAGGGATCAAGGTGGATACGCCGGGCAAGATCGGGGGCATAGAGGGCCTGGAGCGGGTGGAAAAAATCATTGCCATTGACCAGACTCCCATCGGCCGTACGCCACGTTC contains:
- a CDS encoding 4-hydroxybenzoate octaprenyltransferase, yielding MNIFWHRLRLVLAMVKIEHSVFALPFAYSGAFLASGGWPGWRVFLLLTLAMVMVRSFAMAMNRILDLRYDRINPRTQSRQLVTGELSVRFTFLFALGTALVFVLACAGLNTLCLILSGPALLWSAAYSLTKRFTWLCHFFLGSVLGLAPVAGWIAVDPQFALPAVLLFFGVLFWVAGFDIFYAAQDVEFDRSHGLHSVPAAFGLDSAFALAGFSHAQAALFFLLAGLAASLGWLYLLAWAIVAVVLFWEHRLVSPKDLSRLNMSFFTLNGVVAALLFFGVMVDLAF
- the uvrA gene encoding excinuclease ABC subunit UvrA — protein: MTESAIHIEGARQHNLKNLSLDIPRDKLVVVCGPSGSGKSTLAFDIIYAEGQRRYVESLSAYARQFLPQLDKPQVDKIEGLSPAISLEQQTLTRNPRSTVGTVTEVYDYLRVFYARLGRMSCPKCGQAIEARSQDEIIQTILGLSAQTKFLLLAPLVENQKGTQQDLMRKLKAQGFVRVRVDGAVLPLEPLPEITKNQRHTLELVVDRLVAGPEIRHRLADSLELALKYGKGRISIQVVDGEEMVFSTTSVCTRCDISLPPLSPQLFSFNSPQGACPTCSGIGSVEYFEPDLLAPNKGLSLRQGGIIPWRKPSSLARYAEGLQRLGRVHGFTLDMALAEYPPQAWEALFHGDEDVSWEGVVPLLDRGHQVLGPVWRDELSRFRQNRPCPACGGARLKPEALAVRVEKLNIYEFCGLPVVRALEWLRDRSFVGQQELIAGPLLKELVHRLDFLVRVGLEYLSLARTMSTLSGGEAQRIRLAGQLGSGLVGVTYVLDEPSIGLHPRDNARLLSSLRDLQERGNTVLVVEHDEATIRTADHVLELGPGSGALGGELVFHGTVDGLLSCKDSLTGKYLRGDLVIAGPEKRRKGEHALTLYGVRTNNLRDLDCAIPLAALVCVTGVSGSGKSSLVVDSLYKHIALARGIKVDTPGKIGGIEGLERVEKIIAIDQTPIGRTPRSNPATYTKVFDEIRKIFSTTVEARKRGYTPGRFSFNVPGGRCEACQGDGQIRVEMHFLPDVFVTCEVCGGQRYNRETLAIEYKGLNIAQVLDLTVAEARRFFTNYTALERRLEVLQEVGLEYLRLGQPATTLSGGEAQRIKISRELGKRSLPGTLYILDEPTTGLHMHETGKLIHVLQRLVDRGASVVVIEHNLDVIWAADHVIDLGPGGGDAGGRIVASGTPEQIRDDPDSATGQFLRDIR